TACCATAGCTAATCCAAATAATCCTAGCCCGCTGGGATCGGCTGTAACAATTTTCACTTCTTTGTTGCTGTCGAAATTGCTGCTCACTTATAAACACATCTCCTTTAAATTATTTGTCTCATAAGAATATACACTATCGTATAATAAAAAGCAATCAAATCATTTTTATAACAATATTTTTCCTATATCGACTAATAATTCCAGGATTTTGCATAAAAAATAAATATTTTTAGACAAAAAAGACATATTTAGAACAGTCCTCTATTCAATATTCTATAGTAAATTGATAAGCCTTTAATCCCCATTTCCTTCGTATCCTATTTTCAAACCAATTTTAAAGCCCAAGATAAAGCTTTCCATCGTGTCGTATTCATTGATTAAATTTTTCCCGTCTTCGATTCTAAGAAGGAGCTTCTTTTGATTTTTTGTGAGGTTTT
This is a stretch of genomic DNA from Anaeropeptidivorans aminofermentans. It encodes these proteins:
- a CDS encoding DUF6809 family protein codes for the protein MRELMEALFYRKRQEAVKSDEIIFWEREIEQSKTKLKKNLTKNQKKLLLRIEDGKNLINEYDTMESFILGFKIGLKIGYEGNGD